Proteins from a genomic interval of Pseudomonas silesiensis:
- a CDS encoding response regulator transcription factor codes for MYKILIADDHPLFREAIHNVVSDGFPGSEVMETADLDSALALTLEHDDLDLILLDLNMPGMHGLNGLINLRNEAPTIPVVIVSAEQDKQIVLQAITYGAVGFITKSSPRAQMTEAIQQILNGNVYLPPDIIRTQKSGTHRRMNDNPSFPPELLQALTRKQLLVLERMTKGESNKQIAYTLEIAETTVKAHVSAILRKLNVHNRVQAILSAGDIDFGSYLRR; via the coding sequence ATGTACAAAATCCTGATTGCCGACGATCACCCGCTGTTTCGCGAAGCCATTCATAACGTCGTCAGCGATGGTTTTCCGGGCAGCGAGGTGATGGAAACCGCCGACCTCGACAGCGCCCTGGCCCTGACCCTGGAGCATGACGACCTGGACCTGATCCTGCTCGACCTGAACATGCCCGGCATGCACGGGCTCAACGGCCTGATCAACCTGCGCAACGAGGCGCCGACCATTCCGGTGGTGATCGTCTCCGCCGAACAGGACAAACAGATCGTGCTGCAGGCCATCACTTACGGCGCGGTGGGATTCATTACCAAATCCTCGCCACGGGCGCAGATGACCGAGGCCATCCAGCAGATCCTCAACGGCAACGTCTACTTGCCGCCGGACATCATCCGCACGCAGAAAAGCGGCACCCATCGCCGGATGAACGATAACCCGAGCTTTCCGCCTGAACTGCTCCAGGCCCTGACCCGCAAGCAGTTGCTGGTGCTGGAACGCATGACCAAGGGCGAGTCGAACAAACAGATCGCCTACACCCTGGAAATCGCCGAAACCACGGTCAAGGCCCATGTCTCGGCGATTCTGCGCAAACTCAATGTGCATAATCGGGTGCAGGCAATTTTGAGTGCCGGGGATATTGATTTCGGGTCTTATCTGCGGCGCTGA
- a CDS encoding response regulator, which translates to MNILLVDDHAVVRQGYASLLRALLPAMEVREAATGEEALARVQEAVPNLVIMDFGLPGISGLETTRRLRQRLPQLRVLFFSMHDELPLVRQALDAGASGYLTKSSAPQVLIEAVRRILAGHAYIEQPLATQLACHPQQDASDPRLQSMTQRELEIFVMLAKGTPARVIAEQLSISSKTVSNHLTLLKSKLQVSSHAELVHLGIDMGVVRVAN; encoded by the coding sequence ATGAATATTTTGCTGGTCGATGACCATGCGGTGGTCCGCCAGGGCTATGCCAGTCTGTTGCGGGCGCTGCTGCCGGCGATGGAAGTCCGTGAGGCGGCCACGGGGGAAGAGGCGTTGGCGCGGGTTCAAGAAGCTGTGCCGAACCTGGTGATCATGGATTTTGGCCTGCCGGGGATCAGTGGCCTGGAAACGACCCGCCGGCTGCGCCAGCGCCTGCCGCAATTGCGGGTGCTGTTTTTCAGCATGCACGATGAGTTGCCGCTGGTGCGCCAGGCACTGGATGCAGGGGCGTCGGGTTACCTGACCAAAAGCTCGGCGCCGCAGGTGCTGATTGAAGCTGTGCGACGGATCCTGGCGGGGCATGCCTATATCGAACAGCCGCTGGCCACCCAACTGGCGTGCCATCCGCAACAGGACGCCAGCGATCCGCGGTTGCAGAGCATGACCCAGCGCGAGCTGGAGATTTTCGTGATGCTCGCCAAGGGGACGCCAGCGCGGGTGATTGCCGAGCAGTTGAGCATCAGCAGCAAGACTGTTTCCAATCACCTGACGTTGCTCAAGAGCAAGTTGCAGGTCAGTTCCCATGCCGAGCTGGTGCATCTGGGGATTGATATGGGGGTGGTGCGGGTGGCGAATTGA
- a CDS encoding YVTN family beta-propeller repeat protein, with the protein MRRTLLCRSLLTGALLLAAGHAGATTAWVSNEKDNSLSLIDLQTLQVTDTLAVGQRPRGLLLSHDNKLLYICASDSDRVQVMDVATRKIIKELPSGKDPEQFALHPNNRWLYVSNEDDALVTVIDTETSKVLSQISVGVEPEGMAVSPDGKWAVNTSETTNMLHWIDTATQTLADSTLVDQRPRFVEFTPDGSRLWASAEIGGTVTILDVASRQVLKTLTFQIKGVHPDKVQPVGIKLSADGKYGFVALGPANHVAVIDAKTFEILDYLLVGRRVWQMAFTPDQKQLLATNGVSGDVSVIDIDSLKVVKSVKVGRYPWGVVVTP; encoded by the coding sequence ATGCGCCGCACCCTGCTTTGCCGCTCCCTGCTTACTGGGGCCCTGCTGCTCGCCGCCGGGCACGCCGGCGCCACTACCGCCTGGGTTTCCAACGAAAAAGACAACAGCCTGAGCCTGATCGACCTGCAGACCCTGCAAGTCACCGACACCCTGGCCGTCGGCCAGCGTCCGCGTGGTTTGCTGCTGTCCCACGACAACAAGCTGCTGTACATCTGCGCCAGCGACTCGGATCGGGTCCAGGTGATGGACGTCGCCACGCGCAAGATCATCAAGGAGCTGCCCTCAGGCAAAGACCCCGAGCAGTTCGCCCTGCACCCGAACAATCGCTGGCTGTATGTCTCCAACGAAGATGACGCGCTGGTGACGGTGATCGACACCGAAACCTCCAAGGTGCTGAGCCAGATCAGCGTCGGCGTCGAACCCGAAGGCATGGCCGTCAGCCCCGACGGCAAGTGGGCGGTGAACACCAGCGAAACCACCAACATGCTGCACTGGATCGACACCGCCACCCAGACCCTGGCGGACAGCACCCTGGTGGATCAGCGGCCGCGCTTCGTCGAGTTCACGCCCGATGGCTCCAGGCTCTGGGCCTCGGCGGAGATCGGCGGCACGGTGACGATTCTCGACGTCGCCAGCCGCCAGGTCCTCAAGACCCTGACCTTCCAGATCAAGGGCGTGCACCCGGATAAAGTCCAGCCGGTGGGCATCAAGCTCAGCGCCGACGGCAAGTACGGATTCGTCGCCCTTGGCCCGGCCAACCATGTGGCGGTGATCGATGCCAAGACCTTCGAGATTCTTGATTATCTGTTGGTCGGGCGTCGGGTCTGGCAGATGGCGTTTACCCCGGATCAGAAGCAACTGCTGGCCACCAATGGCGTCAGCGGCGATGTGTCGGTGATCGATATCGACAGCCTCAAGGTGGTCAAATCGGTCAAGGTCGGCCGTTATCCGTGGGGTGTGGTGGTGACGCCATGA
- a CDS encoding PQQ-dependent catabolism-associated CXXCW motif protein yields MPRARPCLLRPSLAALSLSLLLGVAQADTPLFSADGYRIGLYRSPTPNQLQGGAIIDTPALQTLLSQTPRPLLIDVYRRQWLHGRFIEDQPHENLPGSHWLANTGDGDLPPAWQDYFARNLNTLTAGDLARPLVFYCRSDCWLSWNAVKRAAAMGYKTLYWYRDGLDAWQAANLPVTPAQPEPFP; encoded by the coding sequence ATGCCGCGTGCCCGACCCTGTCTGCTACGCCCTTCTCTCGCTGCGCTGTCGCTGAGCCTGTTGCTGGGCGTCGCCCAGGCCGACACGCCGCTGTTTTCAGCCGACGGCTATCGCATCGGTCTCTACCGCAGCCCGACCCCGAATCAACTGCAGGGTGGGGCCATCATCGACACGCCCGCCCTGCAAACCCTGCTCAGCCAAACGCCGCGCCCGCTGCTGATCGACGTCTACCGGCGCCAATGGCTGCACGGCCGTTTCATCGAAGATCAGCCCCACGAGAACCTGCCCGGCAGCCATTGGCTGGCCAATACCGGTGACGGTGATCTGCCACCCGCCTGGCAGGACTATTTTGCGCGTAACCTGAACACATTGACCGCCGGTGACCTGGCGCGACCGCTGGTCTTCTACTGCCGCTCCGATTGCTGGCTGAGCTGGAACGCGGTCAAGCGTGCCGCCGCCATGGGCTATAAGACACTGTATTGGTACCGCGACGGCCTGGATGCCTGGCAAGCGGCGAATCTGCCCGTGACCCCGGCCCAACCCGAGCCCTTTCCCTGA
- a CDS encoding ABC transporter ATP-binding protein — protein MNALDVSDLSFAYGAREALRQVSFSLAPGRFAALLGPNGAGKSTLIALLTRLYEVQRGDIRVGGCSLRDAPRPALKQLGVVFQQSTLDLDLSVEQNLRYHAALHGMSRRQTGLRVDAELARQTLTERRRERVRELNGGHRRRVEIARALLHEPRLLLLDEASVGLDPASRLALNQHIRSLCREQHLSVLWTTHLLDEVHASDDLLILHQGRLVASGQADALSLEHGGDLGSAFARLTTTGVAP, from the coding sequence ATGAACGCCCTGGACGTCAGCGACCTGAGTTTTGCCTATGGCGCGCGGGAGGCGTTGCGCCAAGTCAGTTTCAGCCTGGCACCCGGGCGATTTGCGGCGCTGCTGGGACCCAACGGCGCGGGCAAATCAACGCTGATCGCCCTGCTCACCCGGCTCTATGAGGTGCAGCGTGGCGACATCCGGGTCGGCGGTTGTTCCTTGCGCGACGCGCCGCGCCCGGCACTCAAGCAATTGGGCGTAGTGTTCCAGCAAAGCACCCTCGACCTGGACCTCAGCGTCGAGCAGAACCTGCGTTATCACGCCGCGCTGCATGGGATGTCGCGGCGTCAGACCGGCCTGCGGGTCGACGCCGAACTGGCCCGGCAGACCCTGACCGAACGCCGTCGCGAGCGGGTGCGCGAGCTCAATGGCGGCCATCGGCGCCGGGTGGAAATCGCCCGGGCCTTGCTGCATGAACCGCGCCTGCTGCTGCTCGACGAAGCCAGCGTCGGCCTCGACCCGGCCAGTCGCCTGGCGCTCAACCAGCACATCCGCAGCCTGTGCCGCGAGCAGCACCTCAGCGTGCTCTGGACCACCCATTTGCTCGATGAAGTGCACGCCAGCGACGACTTGCTGATTCTCCATCAGGGCCGGCTGGTGGCCAGCGGACAGGCTGATGCCCTGAGCCTGGAACATGGTGGCGACCTTGGGTCGGCTTTCGCTCGCCTGACGACCACTGGAGTCGCCCCATGA
- a CDS encoding ABC transporter substrate-binding protein — protein sequence MRQLAPYALIYLLAIACAAGLATQSQAADPPLQVQIGYLGYRPDPGPLLSNVIPEPVDAGLRGAELAITDSNSTGRFLNHSYRLSSASADSPEALLDEAKAQHEQGLRLFVVNAPAASLRQLSAALPDSLLFNAGSPDDSLRTTDCLPNVLHSLPSRAMLADALAQFLVVRKWQRALLIVGPTPDDQAYAAALRRAAKRFGLKLVAEKAWSFDNDQRRSAQADMPLFTQTAEYDVVLVADERGDFGEYVPYQTWYPRPVAGTQGLTPVGWHKTVETYGAAQLQKRFEALAGRWMNDRDFAAWIAVRSIASAVSKLRQVDPVAIRTLETGDQLPLDGFKGRKLSYRPWNGQLRQPIPIVQPRALVSTSPQDGFLHPFNEMDSLGYDKPEVSCRFP from the coding sequence ATGCGCCAGCTTGCCCCTTACGCCCTGATCTACCTGCTGGCGATTGCCTGCGCTGCCGGGCTGGCCACCCAAAGTCAGGCCGCGGACCCGCCGTTACAGGTGCAGATCGGTTACCTGGGCTATCGCCCCGACCCGGGCCCGCTGTTGTCGAACGTCATTCCCGAGCCGGTCGATGCCGGGTTGCGTGGCGCCGAGCTGGCGATTACCGACAGCAACAGCACCGGGCGTTTTCTCAACCACAGCTACCGCCTGAGCAGCGCCAGCGCCGACAGTCCCGAAGCCCTGCTCGACGAGGCCAAAGCCCAGCACGAGCAAGGCCTGCGCCTGTTCGTGGTGAATGCACCGGCTGCGAGCCTGCGCCAACTCAGTGCCGCCCTGCCCGACAGCCTGTTGTTCAACGCCGGCAGCCCCGACGACAGCCTGCGCACCACCGACTGCCTGCCGAACGTGCTGCACAGCCTGCCAAGCCGCGCGATGCTGGCCGATGCGCTGGCGCAATTTCTGGTGGTGCGCAAATGGCAACGGGCGTTGCTGATCGTTGGCCCGACCCCGGACGATCAAGCCTATGCTGCCGCCCTGCGGCGCGCCGCCAAACGTTTCGGCCTCAAACTGGTGGCGGAAAAAGCCTGGAGCTTCGACAACGACCAACGCCGCAGCGCCCAGGCCGACATGCCGCTGTTCACCCAGACCGCCGAGTACGACGTGGTGCTGGTGGCCGATGAACGCGGCGACTTCGGCGAATACGTGCCCTACCAGACCTGGTACCCGCGGCCGGTTGCCGGCACCCAGGGACTGACCCCGGTGGGCTGGCACAAGACCGTGGAAACCTACGGCGCCGCGCAGTTGCAGAAACGTTTCGAAGCCCTGGCCGGACGCTGGATGAACGACCGCGATTTCGCCGCCTGGATCGCCGTGCGCAGCATCGCCAGCGCGGTGAGCAAATTGCGCCAGGTCGATCCGGTGGCGATCCGTACGCTTGAGACCGGCGATCAATTGCCGCTGGACGGCTTCAAGGGGCGCAAGCTCAGTTATCGCCCATGGAACGGCCAGTTGCGCCAGCCGATCCCCATCGTGCAACCCCGGGCGCTGGTCAGCACCTCGCCGCAAGACGGTTTCCTGCACCCCTTCAACGAAATGGACAGCCTTGGGTATGACAAGCCCGAGGTCAGCTGCCGCTTTCCCTGA
- the nahK gene encoding hybrid sensor histidine kinase/response regulator NahK/ErcS', which produces MPETGPLDVAELQAQIASLQHDNHKLQRINSALIERIESGITRGNDPYAAFQHSVVLAEQVRERTDALNQAMAELKSGNHLLSEARLRAETAHRHLIDAIESISDAFVLFDAEQRIVLFNSRFKAFWGNSRVRINAGMRLAEVKRLMSVTGLFTEEPRGHADENLLYRLQDGRWLQVSERPTQEGGRVILFTDITDVKLSETVRREQAVAQKSHLLQRAVDNLSQGVAMVNAEGILELWNRRFLELSGLAPVAAHRPFTEVIADSELNLLTPASRDGNGRPVQECEQRLYDGRVLEIRTHPLPTGGFVNTFTDITERYQHAEALSESERWIRLITDHVPALIAYLNADLVYEFTNKVYEEWYCWPRGVMLGQSLREVHSEQHYQRLEAYVARALAGESVTFEFAEININNQERYMLRSYVPNRLASGEVVGIFVLIRDITERRRTAEALHQAYQNLELRVRERTAELTTLNDQLLREIDERRRVESRLREAKLEAEQANLSKTKFLAAVSHDLLQPLNAARLFTSALLERREPVANAVLVRNVSNSLEDVENLLGTLVDISKLDAGVIKADIAPFALSELLENLAAEYTQVARSEGLELHFIGCSALVRSDIQLLARILRNLLSNAIRYTYSGRVVLGCRRHHQRLSIQVWDSGMGIAENRLEEIFQEFKRGDVQRPDQDRGLGLGLAIVEKIAGILGHRIHVRSWPGKGSMFSVEVPLSATAPKALPSLLMSEPMLERLRGARVWVLDNDAAICAGMRTLLEGWGCLVVTALSEQDLARQVDNYHAEADLLIADYHLDDDKNGVDAVARINVRRGSAIPAMMITANYSNELKQQIRELGHTLMHKPVRPMKLKTAMSHLLGRP; this is translated from the coding sequence TTGCCCGAGACCGGTCCCCTGGACGTCGCTGAGCTGCAGGCGCAAATCGCCAGCCTGCAGCATGACAACCACAAGTTGCAGCGGATCAACAGTGCGCTGATCGAACGGATCGAGTCCGGTATCACCCGAGGCAACGACCCCTACGCGGCGTTCCAGCATTCGGTGGTGCTGGCCGAACAGGTGCGTGAGCGCACCGACGCCCTGAACCAGGCCATGGCCGAACTCAAGTCGGGCAATCACTTGCTCAGCGAAGCGCGCCTGCGGGCTGAAACCGCGCACCGGCATTTGATCGATGCCATCGAGAGCATTTCCGACGCCTTCGTGCTGTTCGATGCCGAGCAGCGGATCGTGCTGTTCAACAGCCGCTTCAAGGCGTTCTGGGGCAACAGCCGGGTGCGGATCAACGCCGGCATGCGTCTGGCCGAGGTCAAGCGGCTGATGAGTGTCACCGGGCTGTTCACCGAAGAACCCCGGGGCCATGCCGATGAAAACCTGCTCTATCGCCTGCAGGACGGCCGTTGGCTGCAAGTCAGCGAACGGCCGACCCAGGAAGGCGGGCGGGTGATTCTGTTCACCGACATCACCGACGTCAAACTCAGCGAGACCGTGCGCCGCGAACAAGCCGTGGCGCAGAAATCCCATCTGCTGCAACGGGCGGTCGACAACCTGTCCCAGGGCGTGGCCATGGTCAACGCCGAAGGCATCCTGGAGCTGTGGAACCGGCGTTTTCTCGAGCTGAGCGGCCTGGCCCCGGTGGCGGCTCATCGGCCGTTCACCGAAGTGATTGCCGACAGCGAGCTGAACCTGCTGACCCCGGCCAGTCGCGATGGCAACGGGCGCCCGGTACAGGAATGCGAGCAGCGCCTTTATGATGGCCGGGTCCTGGAAATCCGCACCCATCCGTTGCCCACCGGTGGCTTCGTCAACACCTTCACCGACATCACCGAGCGCTACCAGCATGCCGAAGCCCTCAGCGAAAGCGAGCGCTGGATTCGCCTGATCACCGACCATGTGCCGGCGCTGATCGCTTACCTCAATGCCGATCTGGTGTATGAGTTCACCAACAAGGTCTACGAAGAATGGTATTGCTGGCCCCGGGGCGTGATGCTCGGGCAGAGCCTGCGCGAAGTGCACAGCGAGCAGCATTACCAGCGCCTGGAAGCCTATGTGGCCCGGGCGCTGGCCGGTGAGAGCGTGACCTTCGAATTTGCCGAGATCAACATCAATAATCAGGAGCGCTACATGCTGCGCTCCTACGTGCCCAATCGCCTGGCCAGCGGCGAAGTGGTGGGGATCTTCGTGCTGATCCGCGACATCACCGAACGCCGGCGCACCGCCGAAGCCTTGCACCAGGCTTATCAGAATCTGGAACTGCGGGTGCGCGAACGCACGGCGGAATTGACTACCCTCAATGATCAGTTGCTGCGGGAAATCGACGAGCGTCGGCGGGTGGAGTCACGCCTGCGCGAGGCCAAGCTCGAAGCCGAACAGGCCAACCTGTCGAAGACCAAGTTTCTGGCCGCCGTCAGCCACGACCTGTTGCAACCTTTGAATGCCGCACGGCTGTTCACCAGTGCGCTGCTGGAGCGCCGCGAACCGGTGGCCAACGCGGTGCTGGTGCGCAATGTCAGCAATTCCCTGGAAGACGTGGAAAACCTGCTGGGTACCCTGGTGGATATTTCCAAGCTCGATGCCGGGGTGATCAAGGCCGACATTGCACCGTTCGCCCTGAGCGAGCTGCTGGAAAACCTCGCGGCGGAATACACCCAGGTCGCCCGCAGCGAAGGTCTGGAACTGCATTTCATCGGGTGTTCGGCGTTGGTGCGCAGCGACATTCAACTGCTGGCGCGGATCCTGCGCAATCTGCTGAGCAATGCCATTCGCTACACCTACAGTGGGCGGGTGGTGCTCGGTTGCCGGCGTCATCACCAGCGGCTGTCGATCCAGGTGTGGGACAGCGGCATGGGCATTGCTGAAAACCGCCTGGAAGAGATTTTCCAGGAGTTCAAGCGCGGCGATGTGCAGCGTCCCGACCAGGACCGTGGTTTGGGGCTGGGGCTGGCGATTGTCGAAAAGATTGCCGGGATTCTCGGGCACCGGATTCACGTGCGTTCGTGGCCGGGCAAGGGCTCGATGTTCTCGGTCGAGGTGCCGTTGAGCGCCACGGCCCCCAAGGCGCTGCCGAGCCTGCTGATGAGCGAGCCGATGCTGGAGCGTCTGCGCGGGGCGCGGGTGTGGGTGCTGGACAACGACGCGGCCATTTGCGCCGGCATGCGCACGTTGCTGGAAGGCTGGGGTTGCCTGGTGGTGACGGCGCTGTCGGAGCAGGATCTGGCGCGCCAGGTGGACAACTATCACGCCGAAGCGGATTTGCTGATTGCCGACTATCACCTGGATGATGACAAGAACGGCGTCGATGCCGTGGCCCGAATCAACGTCCGGCGTGGTTCAGCGATTCCGGCGATGATGATCACCGCCAACTACAGCAACGAACTCAAGCAGCAGATCCGTGAACTGGGGCACACATTGATGCACAAGCCGGTGCGGCCGATGAAGCTCAAGACGGCGATGAGTCATTTGCTCGGCAGGCCTTGA
- a CDS encoding ABC transporter permease, whose product MNAYWQCFSGIVLREWLRFVLQRTRFLSALVRPLLWLLVFAAGFRAALGIAIIAPYDTYIPYEVYIVPGLACMILLFNGMQGSLSMVYDREMGSMRVLLTSPLPRTFLLCSKLLATALISLLQVYAFLAIAWVYGVQPPAMGLLMALPALLLVALMLSALGLLLSNAIRQLENFAGVMNFVIFPLFFLSSALYPLWKMRDSSEWLYWLCALNPFSHAVELVRFALYERFNPLALAVCVGLTLVFALLAVLTFNPQHAALRKST is encoded by the coding sequence ATGAATGCTTACTGGCAGTGTTTCAGCGGCATCGTATTGCGCGAGTGGCTGCGTTTTGTATTGCAGCGCACCCGATTCCTCAGCGCACTGGTGCGGCCGCTGCTGTGGCTACTGGTGTTCGCCGCCGGCTTTCGCGCGGCACTCGGGATCGCGATCATCGCGCCTTACGACACCTACATTCCCTATGAGGTCTACATCGTCCCTGGGCTGGCCTGCATGATCCTGCTGTTCAATGGCATGCAAGGGTCACTTTCGATGGTTTACGACCGGGAAATGGGCAGCATGCGCGTACTGCTGACCAGCCCCCTGCCCCGGACCTTCCTGCTGTGCAGCAAGCTGCTGGCCACTGCGTTGATTTCGCTGTTGCAGGTGTATGCCTTTCTGGCGATCGCCTGGGTGTACGGCGTGCAGCCACCGGCCATGGGTTTGCTGATGGCGCTGCCGGCGCTGTTGCTGGTGGCGTTGATGCTCAGCGCGCTGGGTTTGCTGCTGTCCAACGCTATTCGCCAGCTGGAGAACTTTGCCGGGGTGATGAACTTCGTGATCTTCCCGCTGTTTTTCCTGTCGTCGGCGCTGTATCCGCTGTGGAAGATGCGCGATTCCAGCGAGTGGTTGTACTGGTTGTGCGCGTTGAACCCTTTCAGCCATGCGGTGGAGCTGGTGCGGTTTGCCTTGTACGAGCGCTTCAATCCATTGGCGCTGGCGGTATGCGTGGGGCTGACGCTGGTGTTCGCCCTGCTCGCCGTCCTCACCTTCAACCCGCAACACGCCGCCCTGCGCAAATCCACCTGA
- a CDS encoding HAMP domain-containing sensor histidine kinase — MSALWRINLWVCGFFALVTLACMGLLVHQALADVERELQSAEAVVEYLSETAERNPASLQPRLTGSLRHVRVSWLEPGEVARLPVRDGLDAWLGRLLFAQTPHSARVLDLQDGRRVQIAVDPRDEIDEVWDSLQQLLSLCGLALLLSLLTIRWAVRRGMGLLDDLLRALQQVSGGQLNVRLRTEGMPEARQLALHFNHMTQALEQARGDNTRLTRTLLAVQEQERTHLAQTLHDDLGQYLAGIRAQACLLRLVADQPVAVERTARELEHNCEHLQHGFRALVHDLYPVVLQHLPLAEAFGLLVEQWQDRQGIDCQLRVSPHLPPLSGPDKTHLYRLLQEALTNVARHAGASAVRVRLHYRGGHLRLLIRDNGRGAQQPQRPGVGLYSMFERARSLGGELRIISHPGAGWALALSMPLEAS, encoded by the coding sequence GTGTCGGCCCTGTGGCGGATCAACCTGTGGGTGTGCGGATTTTTTGCCCTGGTGACCCTGGCGTGCATGGGCTTGCTGGTGCACCAGGCGCTGGCGGACGTGGAGCGCGAGCTGCAATCGGCCGAAGCGGTGGTGGAGTACTTGAGCGAAACCGCCGAGCGCAATCCCGCCAGCCTGCAGCCACGGCTGACCGGCAGCTTGCGTCATGTGCGGGTGAGCTGGCTGGAGCCGGGCGAGGTGGCGCGGCTGCCGGTCCGGGACGGGCTGGATGCCTGGCTCGGGCGGCTGTTATTCGCCCAAACCCCGCACAGTGCGCGGGTGCTGGATTTGCAGGATGGGCGGCGGGTACAGATCGCGGTCGATCCGCGGGATGAAATCGATGAGGTCTGGGACTCGCTGCAACAGTTGTTGAGCCTGTGTGGCCTGGCGTTATTGTTGAGCCTGTTGACCATCCGCTGGGCCGTGCGCCGGGGCATGGGGCTGCTTGATGACTTGCTGCGGGCGTTGCAGCAGGTGTCCGGAGGCCAACTGAACGTGCGGCTGCGCACCGAAGGCATGCCGGAGGCGCGGCAACTGGCGCTGCATTTCAATCACATGACCCAAGCGTTGGAACAGGCGCGTGGCGATAACACCCGGCTGACCCGGACCTTGCTGGCGGTGCAGGAGCAGGAACGCACTCATCTGGCGCAAACCCTGCACGATGACCTCGGTCAGTACCTGGCCGGCATTCGCGCCCAGGCCTGTCTGTTGCGGCTGGTGGCGGATCAACCGGTGGCGGTAGAACGCACCGCGCGCGAGCTCGAGCACAACTGCGAGCATCTGCAACACGGCTTTCGGGCGTTGGTGCACGATCTCTACCCGGTGGTGTTGCAGCACCTGCCGCTGGCGGAAGCGTTCGGATTGCTGGTGGAACAATGGCAGGACCGGCAGGGCATCGATTGCCAGCTTCGAGTCAGCCCACACTTGCCGCCGCTGTCCGGGCCGGACAAAACCCATCTCTACCGCCTGTTGCAGGAGGCTTTGACCAACGTCGCCCGGCATGCCGGTGCAAGCGCAGTGAGGGTGCGCCTGCACTATCGCGGCGGGCATCTGCGCTTGCTGATTCGCGACAACGGTCGCGGCGCACAACAGCCACAGCGGCCCGGCGTCGGGTTGTATTCGATGTTCGAACGCGCCCGCAGCCTGGGCGGCGAGTTGCGAATCATCAGCCATCCCGGTGCCGGTTGGGCACTGGCCTTGAGCATGCCTTTGGAGGCGTCATGA